Proteins from one Parasteatoda tepidariorum isolate YZ-2023 chromosome 4, CAS_Ptep_4.0, whole genome shotgun sequence genomic window:
- the LOC107451671 gene encoding uncharacterized protein — translation MTKIVKISFLWHCTIICFAGLTASFTIEVPKCSPPDFPMWGGYGPIQSDYDVGDSIHYFCNTDTYIGGNYYRRCEDSGEWSGDTPVCDEVASITFVNQTSTAEPEEENDADLATDEDRTTCTSTAAGQRQYWMGIFKDPGELIRVMVFMPRGDVSYEVLLLKRNGSVLSCGEKRGRNGHLGWEFHNCPGPHNKDAMGIKIISLSPKPLQICEIAAHVMTSPTCVDPHLRIDDGLIQLTRKTASLRCKPGYTESSATRLECVRNGVWNKKSLFCIPPPWEAVETHPRV, via the exons ATgacaaaaatagtgaaaatatcatttttgtgGCATTGCACAATTATTTGTTTCGCAGGATTGACTGCGTCTTTTACTATAGAAG TACCAAAATGTAGTCCTCCAGACTTCCCGATGTGGGGAGGTTATGGACCCATACAAAGTGACTATGATGTGGGAGACAGCATCCATTACTTTTGCAATACTGACACCTACATAGGTGGTAACTATTATCGGAGATGCGAAGACAGTGGAGAGTGGTCTGGGGACACGCCAGTGTGCG atgaaGTAGCGAGTATAACCTTTGTAAACCAAACGAGCACTGCAGAACCAGAAGAAGAGAATGATGCTGATCTTGCAACAGATGAAGATCGAACTACGTGTACATCCACAGCTGCTGGTCAGCGCCAATATTGGATGGGAATATTTAAGGATCCTGGAGAATTAATTCGAGTCATGGTTTTCATGCCTCGAG GAGATGTCTCCTATGAGGTTCTCCTTTTGAAGCGTAATGGATCAGTTCTAAGTTGTGGAGAAAAAAGAGGCAGAAATG gTCATTTAGGATGGGAATTTCATAACTGCCCTGGACCCCACAACAAAGATGCGatgggaataaaaataatatcactcTCTCCCAAACCACTTCAAATTTGTGAAATTGCAGCCCACGTTATGACAT cccCAACTTGCGTTGACCCACACCTGCGTATAGACGATGGTCTAATCCAGCTGACCCGAAAAACTGCTTCACTGCGTTGTAAGCCAGGTTACACAGAAAGTTCGGCAACTCGATTGGAATGCGTGCGTAATGgtgtatggaataaaaaaagcCTCTTCTGCATAC CTCCTCCATGGGAAGCCGTAGAAACTCATCCTAGAGTTTGA